A genomic window from Hydrogenispora ethanolica includes:
- a CDS encoding amidase domain-containing protein → MNLAGTTKEYDRSAALAYARRWALSRNPAFFDYSEIGGDCTNFASQVLYAGCGVMNFTQTYGWYYLNPNQKSPSWTGVPFLYQFLTENREKGPFGEQRELKDLEVGDLIQLGFRKQGQFEHSLIITKFGTPPIRPEKVYFAAHTQDLLDQKLTYYNFVDVRFIHILGYRI, encoded by the coding sequence ATGAATCTGGCAGGAACGACTAAAGAATACGATCGTTCAGCCGCGCTCGCGTACGCGCGCCGCTGGGCGTTGAGCAGAAATCCGGCCTTTTTTGATTATTCGGAAATCGGAGGCGATTGTACCAACTTCGCTTCGCAGGTACTCTACGCCGGATGCGGAGTCATGAATTTTACCCAAACATATGGTTGGTATTACCTGAATCCGAATCAAAAATCGCCGTCATGGACTGGAGTTCCTTTTCTCTATCAATTCTTAACCGAGAACCGGGAGAAGGGTCCTTTCGGGGAACAAAGGGAATTGAAGGATCTAGAAGTAGGCGATCTGATTCAATTGGGTTTCCGGAAACAGGGCCAGTTCGAGCATTCCCTAATTATTACAAAATTCGGCACTCCTCCCATTCGTCCGGAAAAAGTCTATTTTGCAGCGCATACCCAGGATCTTCTCGACCAAAAGCTCACCTATTATAACTTCGTGGATGTGCGGTTTATTCATATTCTGGGATACCGGATCTGA
- a CDS encoding zinc-ribbon domain containing protein, translating into MYQDKTLTCKDCGQDFIFSASEQEFYASKGFENEPGRCPACRSARKQQRGVASTGQRTRQMFDAVCSQCGASTQVPFRPTGEKPVYCRDCFQARKQA; encoded by the coding sequence ATGTATCAAGACAAAACGTTAACCTGTAAGGACTGCGGTCAGGACTTCATCTTCTCTGCCAGTGAGCAAGAGTTTTATGCTTCCAAAGGTTTTGAGAATGAACCCGGTCGTTGCCCTGCGTGCCGTTCCGCCCGGAAGCAACAACGTGGTGTCGCCAGTACTGGTCAACGCACCCGTCAAATGTTCGATGCGGTATGCTCTCAGTGTGGAGCCAGCACACAGGTTCCGTTCCGTCCCACAGGTGAAAAACCCGTGTATTGCCGCGATTGTTTTCAAGCCCGTAAACAAGCTTAA
- a CDS encoding CBS domain-containing protein encodes MKIKDIMNHEVAYVSPETTVTQAAQLMQKHDVGSIPVCQGEHLIGIVTDRDIVVRNIAHGRDPHSTPVRDVMTSQVRMVNADMDLHQAAEIMAKSQVRRLPVVDKDRIVGIVSLGDLATQAKTDVELAKTLGLISTPSEPENL; translated from the coding sequence TTGAAGATAAAAGATATCATGAACCATGAAGTTGCTTATGTCAGTCCTGAGACAACCGTGACTCAGGCGGCTCAGTTGATGCAGAAACACGATGTGGGCTCCATTCCGGTTTGCCAAGGAGAACACCTTATTGGAATCGTCACCGACCGAGACATTGTAGTGCGAAACATCGCTCATGGACGGGATCCTCATTCAACTCCGGTACGGGACGTGATGACTTCCCAAGTTCGAATGGTCAATGCCGACATGGATCTCCACCAGGCGGCCGAAATCATGGCCAAAAGCCAGGTTCGGCGTTTACCGGTTGTTGATAAAGACCGCATCGTGGGCATTGTTTCGTTGGGAGATCTGGCAACCCAGGCTAAAACTGATGTGGAACTCGCGAAAACTCTGGGGCTAATTTCAACCCCCTCCGAACCGGAAAATTTATAA
- a CDS encoding SatD family protein translates to MKQFAVLTADIIDSKRASRIDLQLKPQLSRINYPFLVTPFSMYRGDEIQAVCSDTTQLPRLIRELRYFCRPFRIRLGIGIGGVEGSEFTLNSWEMNGEAFFMARNALDYLSKEKFAGTRFKTNEPLLDLALNTVYRLVDAIVENWTDAQWEAIHSYQQFGTYIRTAEALGIARQNVQKRCYAAKWNEIRQAEENVSKLLAFDLIRDT, encoded by the coding sequence TTGAAACAATTTGCAGTTTTGACGGCCGATATCATTGATTCAAAGCGGGCCAGCCGGATCGATTTACAATTGAAACCGCAATTGAGCCGGATCAATTACCCTTTTTTGGTTACCCCCTTTTCAATGTACCGAGGGGATGAGATCCAAGCAGTTTGCAGCGATACAACCCAATTACCCCGCCTCATTCGCGAGCTGCGTTATTTTTGCCGGCCATTCCGGATCCGCCTTGGAATTGGCATCGGAGGAGTGGAGGGAAGCGAATTCACGCTAAACTCTTGGGAAATGAACGGCGAGGCCTTCTTTATGGCTCGCAATGCCTTGGATTATCTGTCGAAGGAGAAATTTGCGGGAACTCGTTTCAAAACCAATGAGCCCCTCCTGGATCTGGCATTGAACACCGTTTACCGGTTGGTCGACGCCATCGTGGAGAATTGGACGGACGCCCAGTGGGAAGCGATTCATTCCTATCAACAGTTTGGGACCTATATTCGGACTGCCGAAGCCTTGGGGATTGCTCGCCAAAATGTTCAAAAACGTTGTTATGCTGCAAAGTGGAATGAAATTCGGCAAGCGGAGGAGAATGTCAGCAAATTGTTGGCTTTCGATTTGATCCGCGACACCTGA
- a CDS encoding DUF3307 domain-containing protein, with the protein METLLLTYLAHGIADFLFQSDGMVKDKSNLQWKGFFIHGCIIFSVLILFLHWMQIGTALVYAVIVSALHILLDYLKCLVILKGTPKKELLGFILDQFGHVLLIFGIWQCFDLQPNSKIIAFYHSLLQPKTLSAFANIPPSFQWNSDEVILWVTGCIYICFGGTYLIRKFLNCLDYNDNASPHGGSTFQTGTYIGFLERLLIMIFIQNDTLPSVVFILTAKSIARFNELSDKDFAEYYLLGTLSSTALALCGSYLIIFLSFFLG; encoded by the coding sequence ATGGAAACGCTCTTATTGACCTATCTGGCGCACGGGATCGCCGATTTTTTATTCCAATCCGATGGAATGGTAAAGGATAAGAGCAATTTACAATGGAAAGGTTTTTTCATTCACGGCTGCATCATTTTTTCGGTCTTAATCCTTTTTCTGCATTGGATGCAAATCGGAACCGCCTTGGTATATGCAGTCATTGTTTCCGCACTCCATATCTTATTGGATTACCTCAAGTGTCTGGTAATCTTAAAAGGAACCCCCAAAAAGGAACTGCTCGGTTTTATCCTGGATCAGTTTGGCCATGTACTGCTCATCTTCGGGATTTGGCAATGCTTTGATTTACAGCCCAACTCGAAGATTATCGCTTTTTACCACTCTTTGCTGCAGCCCAAAACGCTTTCGGCATTTGCAAACATTCCCCCTTCATTCCAGTGGAACAGCGACGAAGTCATCTTATGGGTCACTGGTTGTATCTATATCTGTTTCGGGGGTACCTATCTGATCCGCAAATTCTTGAACTGTCTAGATTATAATGATAATGCATCTCCTCATGGCGGCTCGACTTTTCAAACCGGGACCTATATTGGATTCTTGGAAAGACTATTGATAATGATTTTTATCCAGAACGATACTCTTCCTTCGGTCGTATTCATTTTAACCGCCAAGTCAATTGCCCGTTTCAACGAATTAAGTGATAAGGATTTTGCCGAATACTATCTTCTCGGAACACTTTCCAGCACGGCGTTGGCACTTTGCGGCAGTTATTTGATTATTTTTTTATCGTTCTTCCTTGGCTAG
- a CDS encoding ferredoxin gives MEVSVDQDLCISCGLCVSSCPDVFSWNDDEKAQADEKAVNSENEDCVKDAADGCPTDAISTH, from the coding sequence ATGGAAGTTTCAGTCGATCAAGATCTCTGCATTAGTTGTGGGTTATGCGTGTCCAGCTGTCCGGATGTTTTCTCATGGAATGATGATGAGAAAGCGCAGGCTGACGAAAAAGCCGTTAATTCCGAAAATGAAGACTGTGTTAAAGACGCTGCGGATGGCTGTCCTACCGACGCAATCTCGACTCATTAG
- a CDS encoding murein hydrolase activator EnvC family protein — MIKNTELYTFAEEEEENSHPEEAQVENGENPRNPFSGRLLMQTMIVFLSLTMVLLVGRVRQPWTDWIRSQIHQAVNASSEATFGHIWKYPALQNLIQSSRQWVRLESNNPLADSVPATNGTTTLPKASWPVNGRVTKEFGWGYNSDNHRKEFFQGVEITALPEAEVYALADGEIVEVIHRAEDGWGLTINHGNGWKSVYRHLAKVWVTTGQSVKSGATIAQLERNLPFIRVEVFHQERPVNPLTLLK, encoded by the coding sequence ATGATAAAAAATACCGAATTATACACTTTCGCAGAAGAAGAGGAAGAAAACAGCCATCCGGAAGAAGCCCAGGTTGAGAACGGGGAAAATCCGCGAAATCCATTCTCAGGGCGATTATTGATGCAAACCATGATTGTTTTCCTATCTTTGACCATGGTTTTACTGGTTGGGAGGGTACGGCAGCCTTGGACGGATTGGATTCGGAGTCAGATTCACCAGGCGGTAAATGCTTCAAGCGAGGCGACTTTCGGGCATATCTGGAAATATCCGGCCTTGCAGAATTTGATTCAGAGCAGTCGCCAGTGGGTTCGCCTGGAAAGCAATAATCCATTGGCGGACTCCGTCCCTGCGACCAATGGGACAACGACGCTTCCGAAAGCCTCATGGCCGGTGAATGGCAGAGTCACCAAAGAGTTCGGCTGGGGTTACAACTCCGACAATCACCGCAAAGAATTTTTCCAAGGGGTTGAGATCACGGCCTTACCTGAAGCCGAAGTTTATGCTCTGGCCGATGGGGAAATCGTAGAAGTGATTCATCGGGCTGAAGACGGCTGGGGACTCACCATTAACCACGGTAATGGTTGGAAATCAGTTTATCGGCATCTCGCCAAAGTATGGGTGACCACTGGACAATCGGTCAAATCCGGAGCGACCATTGCTCAATTGGAACGGAATTTACCTTTCATCCGCGTCGAAGTTTTTCATCAAGAACGGCCGGTGAATCCGTTAACATTACTCAAATAA
- a CDS encoding TIGR03960 family B12-binding radical SAM protein, with amino-acid sequence MGNVSKPGRYTGGEYNIQTKDWDQADIRVALAFPDIYEIGLSHMGLRILYELINDHPKMLAERVYAPWPDFQALLRSKNALLMSLENKRDLNEFDVVGFSLQYELSYTNVLTMLKLGGIPIYTSERAEHDPLVIGGGPCVFNPEPLADFFDFFLIGEAEEILPEILEQIRKWKLTGQTKAELLRQLEKNSGVYVPAHFQVSYEPDGRIQRIAPLTGAQPERAVVRDYSGAFFPKRWLVPYLDIVHDRVAYEIQRGCTKGCRFCQAGMIYRPVRERPAAAILESLKGLLSTTGYEELSLTSLSSADYSRIEELLTEACGCFTPQGINVSLPSLRIDSFSIDLAKRFQSNRKGSLTFAPEAGTERLRRVINKGVTRENLVTASHAAFKAGWQKLKLYFMIGLPTETQEDLEGIADLAFEVLKIGRQYHPKGNALRITVSVSTFVPKANTPFQWREQISIAETIRKQQFLQERIRGRQLELNWHDPLMSHLEGILTRGDRRLAKVIETAWLKGAQFDGWSDQFQFELWMDAFRQEGIDPSFYIRGRNYDEVLPWSHLNTGLSKDFLRLENERANQEVLTSDCRTDSCTSCGVCSTLHVSKKIEGN; translated from the coding sequence TTGGGAAATGTAAGTAAACCAGGACGTTATACGGGCGGGGAATATAATATTCAGACCAAAGACTGGGATCAGGCGGACATCCGTGTGGCTTTGGCCTTCCCGGATATATACGAGATCGGCCTTTCCCACATGGGATTGCGAATACTTTACGAGCTGATTAATGATCATCCTAAAATGCTGGCTGAACGCGTTTATGCTCCTTGGCCGGATTTTCAGGCCTTATTGCGTTCCAAAAACGCTCTTTTGATGTCATTGGAGAATAAACGGGATTTGAACGAATTTGATGTCGTTGGTTTTTCATTACAGTATGAATTGAGCTACACCAATGTCCTGACGATGTTAAAATTGGGAGGAATCCCAATTTACACCTCGGAACGAGCCGAACATGATCCATTAGTGATTGGCGGGGGACCATGTGTATTCAATCCAGAACCCTTGGCCGATTTTTTTGATTTTTTTCTAATCGGCGAAGCGGAAGAAATTTTGCCCGAAATATTGGAACAGATTCGAAAATGGAAACTAACGGGTCAAACGAAAGCTGAATTATTGAGACAACTGGAAAAAAACTCAGGCGTCTATGTTCCGGCTCATTTTCAAGTCAGTTATGAACCGGATGGTCGAATCCAACGGATAGCTCCCCTAACCGGGGCTCAGCCGGAGCGGGCCGTGGTACGGGATTATTCCGGGGCATTCTTTCCTAAGCGGTGGCTAGTACCGTATCTTGATATCGTCCATGATCGAGTAGCCTATGAAATTCAACGCGGCTGCACGAAGGGTTGTCGATTCTGCCAAGCAGGAATGATTTATCGACCAGTGCGTGAGCGCCCCGCCGCTGCGATTCTGGAGTCGCTAAAGGGATTATTGTCGACTACCGGTTATGAGGAGCTTTCTTTAACCTCGTTGAGCAGTGCCGATTATAGCCGAATCGAGGAGTTGCTTACTGAGGCTTGCGGTTGTTTCACGCCGCAAGGGATTAATGTTTCGTTACCTTCTTTGCGGATTGATTCATTCTCGATCGATTTGGCAAAACGCTTTCAAAGCAATCGTAAAGGGAGTCTTACCTTTGCCCCGGAAGCGGGTACGGAGCGTTTGCGCCGGGTGATCAATAAAGGCGTTACTCGCGAAAATTTGGTTACTGCTTCTCACGCCGCTTTTAAAGCGGGTTGGCAGAAGTTGAAACTCTATTTTATGATTGGGCTGCCCACCGAGACCCAGGAGGATTTAGAAGGAATTGCCGATTTGGCTTTTGAGGTTTTAAAGATTGGCCGGCAATATCATCCCAAGGGTAATGCACTGCGAATTACGGTCAGCGTATCAACTTTTGTACCCAAGGCAAATACTCCTTTTCAATGGCGGGAGCAGATTTCCATCGCTGAAACCATCCGGAAACAACAGTTTTTACAGGAGAGAATCCGCGGTCGCCAATTAGAACTCAATTGGCACGATCCGTTGATGAGTCATTTGGAAGGAATCTTGACCCGCGGTGATCGGCGCCTCGCCAAAGTCATTGAAACTGCTTGGCTGAAAGGCGCTCAATTTGACGGTTGGAGCGATCAATTTCAATTTGAACTTTGGATGGATGCCTTCAGACAGGAGGGAATCGATCCCAGTTTTTACATCCGGGGACGGAATTATGATGAGGTTTTGCCCTGGTCCCACTTGAACACCGGGCTTTCAAAGGATTTCTTACGGCTGGAAAATGAACGTGCCAATCAGGAAGTTTTGACTTCGGATTGTCGTACCGACTCCTGTACAAGCTGCGGCGTTTGTTCGACTCTGCATGTTTCAAAAAAAATCGAGGGCAACTAG
- a CDS encoding TIGR03936 family radical SAM-associated protein, with protein sequence MAKYRIRFSKENNLKYLSHLEIIKTIERAIRRGRLTMAYSEGYHPHPKLSFGPALAVGISSMDEYFDLELVDHDEPERLAKELNGALPEGLRVLAVKKIETHHPVKSLNAILNRAAYTVELNVAAGAQAEIMSQLDQLKEASEIKIARNTKEGQKVVNIRPWLHNLSTKKINDNILAVYIVGEIGSGGHLRPEDIIHALPQPVEIVSIVRTGLWHEEQGRVLKPMDFCDGTGGV encoded by the coding sequence ATGGCAAAGTATCGGATTCGCTTTTCCAAGGAAAACAATTTGAAGTATCTCTCTCATTTGGAGATTATTAAAACGATCGAACGGGCGATTCGGAGAGGCCGGTTAACCATGGCTTATTCCGAAGGATATCACCCCCACCCAAAGCTGAGTTTCGGCCCGGCCCTTGCGGTAGGTATCAGCAGTATGGATGAGTATTTTGACTTGGAATTAGTCGATCATGACGAGCCGGAGCGTCTGGCGAAAGAGTTAAATGGAGCGCTTCCCGAAGGTTTGCGAGTATTGGCCGTCAAAAAGATTGAGACCCATCACCCTGTTAAATCATTAAATGCCATCTTGAACCGGGCGGCCTATACCGTAGAATTAAACGTGGCCGCCGGGGCGCAAGCAGAAATAATGTCTCAGCTGGATCAGCTGAAAGAAGCTTCGGAAATAAAAATTGCTCGGAACACCAAGGAAGGTCAAAAAGTAGTCAACATTCGTCCGTGGCTGCATAACTTAAGTACCAAGAAGATCAATGACAATATCCTGGCCGTTTATATCGTCGGTGAAATCGGTAGCGGGGGACATTTGCGGCCGGAAGATATTATCCATGCGCTACCCCAGCCGGTGGAAATTGTCAGTATCGTCCGGACTGGGTTATGGCACGAGGAGCAGGGGCGGGTTTTGAAACCGATGGATTTCTGTGATGGAACCGGGGGAGTTTGA
- a CDS encoding Rne/Rng family ribonuclease, with product MTKEILINIGIDETRLAILEEGVLVEFAVEHPDEQRRAGNIYRGRVENVLPGMQAAFVDIGEEKNAFLYIDDVIPRESDSDTAIDLKNCSIQDLLHEGQEIVVQMIKEPIGTKGPRVVTQITIPGRYLVLVPAVDYVGVSRRIVDESERERLKNIVTKFKKSGIGLIVRTAAEEVEAAELQSDFEFLIKVWEKIKRKITKGPCPSLIYQDHDLLYRILRDYLGKEVERLVIDDSEAYFKALEIVKTLAPSLRNRVQLYTGEIPLFKLYSVESQVERALCKKVWLDCGAYLIFDQTEALSVIDVNTGKFTGSTSLEDTVFQTNLMAVKEIGRQIRLRNLAGIIIIDFIDMSSDSQRDKVIALLEKELSHDKTKVNILGFTSLGLLELTRKKVRQSLREIFQTECECCDGTGYTLTLESLSNKAVRAILQMARDINDEALLLGVNPQIASLLIGPGGTNQEKLERRLNKTLFIKGQESLEKDQVRLLASGTKEEIMALALPVKEGDEVEIKIVEHHITNPGDGIGRIEGYVVDVEGAGAFIGKKIKAAITKTFKTYAKARIIG from the coding sequence ATGACCAAAGAGATCCTCATCAATATCGGTATTGACGAGACAAGACTGGCGATCTTGGAAGAGGGAGTTTTGGTTGAATTTGCGGTGGAGCATCCCGATGAGCAGCGACGGGCCGGCAACATCTATCGGGGCAGGGTCGAAAATGTATTGCCGGGGATGCAAGCCGCTTTCGTTGATATTGGGGAAGAAAAGAACGCGTTTTTATATATTGATGACGTTATCCCGCGTGAAAGCGATTCCGATACCGCAATTGATCTAAAAAACTGTTCTATCCAGGACTTACTGCACGAAGGCCAGGAAATTGTGGTGCAGATGATTAAGGAGCCGATTGGGACCAAAGGACCCCGAGTGGTGACCCAGATCACTATTCCTGGCAGATATTTGGTTTTAGTTCCTGCTGTCGATTATGTTGGAGTTTCACGCCGCATCGTTGACGAATCCGAGCGGGAACGGCTAAAGAACATTGTCACAAAATTCAAAAAATCCGGAATCGGATTGATTGTGCGGACTGCCGCGGAAGAGGTCGAAGCCGCTGAATTACAGAGTGATTTTGAGTTTCTTATCAAAGTTTGGGAGAAAATAAAACGCAAAATCACGAAAGGCCCTTGTCCATCCTTAATTTACCAGGATCATGATCTTTTATACCGGATTCTCCGAGACTATCTTGGTAAAGAAGTAGAGAGACTGGTCATTGATGATTCGGAAGCCTATTTTAAGGCGCTGGAGATCGTGAAGACGCTGGCGCCATCCCTGCGTAACCGGGTTCAGTTATATACGGGGGAAATCCCCTTATTTAAACTGTATTCAGTTGAAAGCCAAGTAGAACGGGCTTTATGCAAGAAAGTATGGCTGGATTGCGGAGCATACTTGATCTTTGATCAAACTGAAGCACTGTCAGTCATTGATGTCAATACGGGTAAGTTTACCGGCTCGACTTCGTTAGAAGATACAGTGTTTCAAACCAATTTGATGGCGGTAAAAGAAATTGGCCGGCAAATAAGATTGCGGAACTTAGCGGGGATCATTATTATTGATTTCATTGACATGAGCTCCGACAGTCAGCGGGATAAGGTGATTGCACTCCTGGAAAAGGAGCTGAGTCACGATAAGACCAAAGTGAATATTCTAGGCTTCACTTCTTTGGGACTGCTTGAGTTGACTCGAAAAAAAGTCCGCCAAAGTTTAAGGGAGATTTTTCAGACCGAATGTGAGTGCTGTGACGGGACCGGATACACCTTGACGTTGGAGAGCCTTTCCAACAAAGCGGTAAGAGCTATTCTCCAGATGGCCCGCGATATCAACGATGAGGCGTTACTCCTGGGAGTGAACCCGCAGATCGCTTCATTATTAATCGGTCCTGGCGGAACCAACCAGGAAAAATTAGAACGGCGCCTCAATAAGACATTGTTCATTAAAGGGCAAGAGAGCTTAGAGAAGGATCAAGTTCGACTGTTGGCTTCCGGAACCAAAGAAGAAATCATGGCTTTGGCTCTGCCGGTAAAAGAAGGGGACGAAGTCGAGATAAAAATCGTGGAGCACCACATCACCAATCCGGGCGACGGCATCGGCCGGATCGAAGGTTATGTAGTGGATGTCGAAGGGGCGGGAGCCTTTATTGGCAAAAAAATTAAAGCAGCCATTACGAAAACATTTAAAACATACGCCAAAGCAAGAATCATTGGTTGA
- the rplU gene encoding 50S ribosomal protein L21, giving the protein MYAVIECGGKQYRVQEGDLVRVEKLPSEVGSNLTIDKVLLIGGEQTIIGNPFVEGARVVATVLNQDKSKKVLVFRYKAKKNIRVRYGHRQPFTAILVQKILKAGETDTVSEQPVKAAKKAKAEQAATQETGAAKPKTTRTKKATTTKA; this is encoded by the coding sequence ATGTATGCTGTAATTGAGTGTGGTGGTAAACAGTATCGGGTTCAGGAGGGCGATCTGGTTCGGGTTGAGAAATTGCCGAGCGAGGTTGGTTCCAATCTCACCATTGACAAAGTTTTGTTAATTGGTGGCGAGCAAACGATTATCGGGAATCCGTTCGTTGAGGGTGCTCGAGTCGTAGCGACAGTCTTGAATCAGGATAAAAGCAAGAAAGTGCTTGTTTTCCGGTATAAGGCCAAAAAGAACATCCGTGTCCGTTATGGACATCGTCAACCATTCACCGCTATTTTAGTGCAAAAGATTTTGAAAGCCGGAGAAACCGACACGGTTTCCGAGCAACCTGTGAAAGCTGCCAAAAAAGCAAAAGCTGAACAAGCGGCAACCCAGGAAACCGGAGCAGCAAAACCGAAGACAACCCGGACGAAGAAAGCTACTACAACCAAGGCCTAA
- a CDS encoding ribosomal-processing cysteine protease Prp → MVSILIKRDLSGLLCGFTCSGHADYSDKGFDIVCSGISALTQTTLLALNQLVDLELQVEAEPKTGFLDCKWSPDDPLKQAQADLLVGAMRLGLSEIQKLYPKNLKLLEVEV, encoded by the coding sequence ATGGTTTCAATTCTTATCAAACGTGATTTATCCGGGCTATTGTGCGGGTTCACTTGTTCCGGACATGCCGATTATTCGGATAAAGGTTTTGATATTGTATGTTCTGGAATTTCGGCCTTGACACAGACTACGCTGCTCGCTCTAAATCAGCTTGTTGACTTGGAACTGCAAGTGGAAGCGGAACCAAAAACGGGTTTTCTAGATTGTAAATGGTCTCCGGATGATCCGCTCAAACAAGCGCAGGCGGATTTATTAGTCGGGGCAATGAGGCTGGGTTTGTCTGAGATTCAGAAGCTATATCCTAAGAATTTAAAACTCCTTGAAGTGGAGGTGTGA
- the rpmA gene encoding 50S ribosomal protein L27, with translation MIQFDLQFFAHKKGVGSSRNGRDSAAQRLGVKRFAGQEVSAGNILVRQRGTKFHPGNNVGIGKDDTLFALIDGFVTFERVGRTNKQVSVYPEKTITV, from the coding sequence ATGATCCAATTTGATCTGCAGTTCTTTGCTCATAAAAAGGGGGTTGGAAGCTCCCGAAATGGACGCGACAGCGCTGCACAACGTTTGGGTGTCAAACGTTTTGCCGGTCAGGAGGTTTCCGCCGGGAACATTCTGGTTCGTCAGCGCGGCACCAAATTCCATCCCGGTAATAACGTGGGAATTGGTAAGGATGACACCTTGTTCGCTCTTATTGACGGGTTCGTTACTTTTGAGCGAGTCGGTCGGACGAATAAGCAAGTTAGTGTTTACCCTGAAAAGACGATTACCGTTTAA
- a CDS encoding D-alanyl-D-alanine carboxypeptidase family protein, whose protein sequence is MKSNWKIAIVLFAVVLMMNLVSPALVRAKALNPDLQLKIDAHAAVLLEPSSGEIVFAKNPDLQLPPASVTKLMVMLLVLEAVDRGDVKLTDVVAASPEACKMGGSQIWLEPGEQMTVSELLKAVCIVSANDASYALAEHIAGSEENFISLMNKRAKQLSLKSTVYVNTTGLDPDGGGAGNMTSAGDMALLAREVIKHPTVFRWTGVWIDSLRGGKSFLRNTNKLVRFYRGCDGLKTGYTAKAGFCLVASAKRDGVRLVAVVMNSPTTDARSKDISKLLNYGFSKFKAVQIYQGGETVSRVKVFRGTQPLVAAVVPRELAAVLHREARGNVVKTIQLERVVNAPVRKGQKIGQVLLSIDGKSCGQVDLVAAADIKRASVLQIWWEIFRRTIRIGVS, encoded by the coding sequence TTGAAGAGTAATTGGAAGATTGCGATTGTGCTGTTTGCGGTCGTCTTAATGATGAATCTCGTTTCGCCCGCTCTTGTTCGAGCGAAGGCGCTAAATCCTGATTTGCAATTAAAAATTGACGCTCATGCGGCGGTGCTGTTGGAACCGTCCTCCGGAGAGATTGTCTTTGCGAAAAATCCCGATTTACAACTTCCACCGGCTAGCGTTACCAAACTGATGGTGATGCTGTTGGTATTGGAAGCGGTGGACCGGGGAGACGTCAAACTGACAGATGTGGTTGCCGCATCTCCGGAAGCCTGCAAAATGGGCGGTTCTCAAATCTGGCTGGAACCCGGTGAGCAAATGACCGTGTCCGAGCTTTTGAAGGCGGTATGTATTGTTTCGGCCAATGACGCTTCGTATGCTTTAGCGGAACACATCGCGGGTTCGGAAGAGAATTTTATTTCTCTGATGAATAAGCGGGCCAAGCAACTTAGCTTAAAAAGTACTGTATATGTCAATACGACCGGGCTCGATCCCGACGGCGGCGGCGCCGGAAATATGACTTCGGCGGGGGATATGGCATTATTGGCCCGGGAAGTCATCAAACACCCGACTGTTTTTCGTTGGACTGGAGTTTGGATCGACAGTCTGCGCGGTGGCAAATCGTTTCTGCGAAACACGAATAAATTAGTACGTTTTTATCGTGGCTGCGACGGTTTGAAGACCGGCTACACCGCTAAAGCCGGATTTTGTTTGGTTGCCTCGGCAAAACGGGATGGCGTCCGCCTCGTTGCAGTCGTCATGAACTCGCCTACCACCGACGCCCGTTCAAAAGATATCAGCAAATTACTGAATTACGGGTTCTCAAAGTTTAAGGCAGTCCAAATCTATCAAGGAGGGGAGACGGTCAGTCGAGTTAAGGTTTTCCGCGGGACACAACCATTGGTTGCGGCGGTGGTTCCTCGTGAATTGGCGGCAGTCCTGCATCGAGAGGCGCGAGGGAATGTCGTAAAGACGATTCAGTTGGAACGGGTCGTCAACGCCCCGGTTCGAAAGGGACAAAAAATTGGTCAAGTGCTATTATCCATCGATGGAAAGAGCTGTGGACAAGTGGATCTGGTAGCGGCGGCCGATATCAAACGAGCGTCCGTTCTCCAGATATGGTGGGAAATCTTCCGACGGACCATTCGAATTGGAGTATCTTAA